In Leishmania mexicana MHOM/GT/2001/U1103 complete genome, chromosome 24, a genomic segment contains:
- a CDS encoding putative ring-box protein, with product MSAEPTSTTAAASNAAPPQTSMPGDRQLFTVEEFYPVYFSAWERETGLCSICCNQVEGPCVVCQSNAEATSAECSITWGECGHAFHTHCIEKWLKTRPVCPLDNKEWKDRSDWNTSATV from the coding sequence ATGTCAGCTGAACCCACTtccaccactgccgctgcttccaatgcagcaccaccacaaaCTTCAATGCCGGGAGACCGGCAACTCTTCACCGTGGAAGAGTTTTACCCGGTCTACTTCTCTGCCTGGGAGCGCGAGACGGGTCTGTGTAGCATCTGCTGCAACCAAGTCGAGGGGCCGTGCGTCGTGTGCCAGAGCAACGCGGAGGCCACCTCGGCGGAGTGCAGCATCACATGGGGCGAGTGCGGCCATGCCTTCCATACCCATTGCATTGAGAAATGGCTGAAGACGCGGCCGGTGTGCCCCCTCGACAACAAGGAGTGGAAGGACCGCTCAGACTGGaacacctccgccaccgtATAG